A DNA window from Streptomyces sp. CA-278952 contains the following coding sequences:
- a CDS encoding AAA family ATPase — MYDETPLRQLITERIEDAEPSTLSPKAAALLHETLPEPAPEEEGRAGPVYLRSITAAGWRGVGPEATLDLPYGPGLTVVSGSNGTGKSSFAEAAEIALTGFNARWDGSNGGKPRVKVWREGWRNLHEATAPQVAVSLTLGDAAEPVTVRRTWHGEKVEDARTTVVREDGTELKLDECVNASMLDVYRPFLPYSELGSMVDGTMSDLYRKISTFIGLGQLAEMDAKLAAQVKECKETEARPDPLRTLAVEALDGLDDRRAVDAMRALGGRTPDVEAVRDLLDRDAVTDQGDAARLRALASLAGPDEAEVTGALARLRAATAAFEDVRHSDAEDAHRLAGLLETALEHRRRSGNAHCPLCGTEDLLDQAWAEATRAEIERLQAEAAEAEAVRRTLSGAKRAVHDLVQPVPDLLRGEESDLAGLWREWSLCRSLTDPAELARRAGLLAPTLAAACRQVGEEAARRLTDRDTVWRPVAVRLAEWVEAAEKARDATGRRKSAEAARKWFRKLTDELRAERMERFGKHAQDVWAKLCESSSVSLGRVMLKGTAKQGGVELDVSVDDHEAAAYSVMSQGELHSLALSLFIPRATHEASPFGFLVIDDPVQSMDTQKVEGLAAVLSECARHRQVVVFTHDNRLEQAITHLGIEATVHRISREEQSHVTVERMKDPVKQAIEEAREVSLDCSLPQVVADRVVPAMCRAALEVACVETARRTLRDEQGRRLSLAEFEKRVPEQARTKEYVAFALLGDPAGDAHAAVERLHPGGGALIGELNRGAHGGLATVTDRKELVRRTERLAEGVRRFGRGAVGPQGGAR; from the coding sequence ATGTACGACGAGACGCCCCTGCGCCAACTGATCACCGAGCGCATCGAGGACGCCGAGCCGTCCACTCTGTCCCCCAAGGCCGCCGCCCTGCTCCACGAGACGCTTCCGGAGCCCGCTCCGGAGGAGGAGGGGCGGGCCGGTCCCGTCTACCTCCGGTCCATCACGGCGGCCGGCTGGCGCGGCGTGGGCCCCGAGGCGACGCTCGACCTCCCGTACGGCCCCGGCCTCACCGTGGTCTCGGGCAGCAACGGGACCGGGAAGTCGAGCTTCGCGGAGGCCGCCGAGATCGCGCTCACCGGGTTCAACGCCCGCTGGGACGGCAGCAACGGTGGTAAGCCCCGGGTCAAGGTCTGGCGCGAGGGATGGCGCAACCTGCACGAGGCCACGGCGCCCCAGGTCGCCGTGAGCCTCACCCTGGGCGACGCCGCCGAGCCGGTCACGGTGCGGCGCACCTGGCACGGGGAGAAGGTGGAGGACGCGCGCACGACGGTGGTCCGGGAGGACGGGACCGAGCTGAAGCTGGACGAGTGCGTGAACGCCTCGATGCTCGACGTCTACCGGCCGTTCCTGCCCTACAGCGAGCTGGGCTCGATGGTGGACGGGACGATGAGCGACCTGTACCGGAAGATCTCCACGTTCATCGGGCTCGGTCAGCTCGCGGAGATGGACGCGAAGCTCGCCGCTCAGGTGAAGGAATGCAAGGAGACGGAGGCCAGGCCCGATCCGCTGAGGACCCTGGCCGTCGAGGCGCTCGACGGACTGGACGACCGGCGTGCCGTCGACGCGATGCGGGCCCTCGGTGGACGTACTCCCGACGTCGAGGCCGTACGGGACCTGCTCGACCGTGACGCGGTCACCGACCAGGGTGACGCCGCCCGCCTCCGGGCGCTGGCCTCCCTGGCGGGTCCCGACGAGGCGGAGGTGACCGGGGCGCTGGCCCGGCTGAGGGCAGCCACCGCTGCCTTCGAGGACGTACGGCACTCCGATGCCGAGGACGCGCACCGCCTGGCCGGGCTCCTGGAGACCGCCCTCGAACATCGCCGCCGGTCGGGAAACGCCCACTGCCCGCTCTGCGGTACCGAGGATCTTCTCGACCAGGCGTGGGCCGAGGCGACACGGGCCGAGATCGAGCGGCTCCAGGCGGAGGCCGCCGAGGCCGAGGCCGTGCGCCGGACGCTCAGCGGTGCCAAGCGCGCCGTGCATGACCTGGTGCAGCCCGTTCCCGACCTGCTGAGGGGGGAGGAATCCGACCTGGCGGGGCTGTGGCGCGAGTGGTCGCTCTGCCGGAGTCTCACCGACCCCGCCGAGCTGGCCCGGCGGGCCGGGCTCCTCGCGCCGACGCTGGCTGCGGCCTGCCGTCAGGTCGGGGAGGAGGCCGCACGGAGGCTGACCGACCGTGACACCGTCTGGAGGCCCGTGGCCGTGCGGCTCGCGGAGTGGGTCGAGGCGGCGGAGAAGGCGAGGGACGCGACCGGCCGGCGCAAGTCGGCTGAGGCGGCCCGCAAGTGGTTCAGGAAGCTTACGGACGAGCTGAGGGCCGAGCGGATGGAGCGCTTCGGCAAGCACGCCCAGGACGTGTGGGCGAAGCTCTGCGAGAGCAGCAGCGTCTCCCTGGGCCGCGTCATGCTGAAGGGGACGGCCAAGCAGGGAGGTGTGGAGCTCGACGTCTCGGTGGACGACCACGAGGCGGCCGCCTACAGCGTGATGAGCCAGGGCGAACTGCACTCGCTCGCCCTGTCGTTGTTCATCCCCCGGGCCACGCACGAGGCCAGCCCGTTCGGCTTCCTCGTCATCGACGACCCGGTGCAGTCGATGGACACCCAGAAGGTGGAGGGGCTGGCCGCCGTCCTCAGCGAGTGCGCCCGGCACCGCCAGGTCGTCGTCTTCACCCACGACAACCGGCTGGAACAGGCCATCACCCACCTCGGGATCGAGGCGACGGTCCACCGCATCTCCCGCGAGGAGCAGTCGCACGTGACCGTCGAGCGGATGAAGGACCCCGTCAAGCAGGCGATCGAGGAGGCCAGGGAGGTCTCCCTCGACTGCTCCCTGCCCCAGGTCGTGGCCGACCGGGTCGTCCCGGCGATGTGTCGTGCCGCCCTCGAGGTCGCCTGCGTGGAGACCGCCCGCCGTACCCTGCGCGACGAGCAGGGCCGCCGCCTGAGCCTCGCGGAGTTCGAGAAGCGGGTGCCCGAACAGGCGCGGACCAAGGAGTACGTGGCCTTCGCGCTGCTGGGAGACCCGGCAGGTGATGCCCATGCGGCCGTCGAGCGACTGCATCCCGGCGGCGGGGCGCTGATCGGTGAACTGAACAGGGGAGCGCACGGGGGTCTGGCCACCGTCACGGACCGCAAGGAGCTGGTGCGGCGTACGGAACGGCTGGCCGAGGGCGTCCGGCGCTTCGGCCGGGGCGCCGTCGGCCCGCAGGGAGGCGCCCGATGA
- a CDS encoding TIGR02677 family protein: MEEPAPGTPPEPRGAPSAPDADETRRRLDAYAYLSAPERLEYLAVMRVFCGTLLADLAVPDVMAKLREGGGPAAGLDADPLTARLEQLVTWGNLLRGSHTVKASSITEYQRSRARYQLSRLGERVQRDADGVLAEADAAREVSNELLALVERGLLELAELVAEPGDIVPQDGLERISTLFVQFAGFADSVRDFYAYLGQVLARYDLDSGEYQGFKELLLDYVEAITEDVSFRAPRISAALDALWPHLPGLLEQLDAHAQGLAGLPAQSASRTETRVQRSRGRELADWEGLRGWFRNTDGQGSQVDQLRDATLRALQSLLANAKRMLRSATGEMSRRRDLLRLARWFDEAAPQDAHDIAVAAFGLYGARHLGIPPATDEVVPAYTSWWTGPVVEVPVALRERGSRAQRGRTASVEDHSAQKERLRQAARRRAADRSAAADELCSASARFDGVRLTSAALGLLLELLATALGNAQLRWRTEGDERGFALDAAWSEDADLGIRLTVHRTAGARTLLRSADGDLLLDDLELVVHRAAVSEDGAEPTGNEPPPPRSHSAPAGGMEEVSVS, encoded by the coding sequence ATGGAGGAACCCGCGCCCGGCACACCGCCGGAACCCCGCGGCGCGCCCTCGGCACCCGACGCCGACGAGACGCGCCGTCGCCTCGACGCGTACGCGTACCTCAGCGCGCCCGAACGGCTGGAGTACCTCGCGGTCATGCGGGTCTTCTGCGGCACGCTCCTGGCCGACCTGGCCGTCCCGGACGTGATGGCGAAGCTGAGGGAGGGCGGCGGGCCCGCCGCCGGGCTCGACGCCGACCCCCTCACGGCGCGGCTGGAGCAGCTGGTGACGTGGGGGAACCTGCTGCGCGGCAGCCACACCGTAAAGGCATCCAGCATCACGGAGTACCAGCGTTCGCGGGCCCGCTACCAGCTTTCGCGGCTGGGCGAGCGCGTCCAGCGGGACGCCGACGGGGTCCTGGCCGAGGCCGACGCCGCCCGTGAGGTGAGCAACGAACTGCTGGCCCTGGTCGAGCGGGGGCTGCTGGAGCTGGCCGAGCTGGTCGCCGAGCCGGGCGACATCGTCCCGCAGGACGGGCTGGAGCGGATCAGCACTCTGTTCGTGCAGTTCGCCGGGTTCGCGGACTCCGTCCGGGACTTCTACGCCTATCTCGGCCAAGTGCTCGCCCGGTACGACCTGGACAGCGGCGAGTACCAGGGCTTCAAGGAACTCCTCCTGGACTACGTCGAGGCGATCACCGAGGACGTGTCCTTCCGCGCCCCCCGCATCTCGGCAGCCCTGGACGCGCTCTGGCCCCACCTCCCTGGCCTGCTGGAGCAGCTGGACGCTCACGCGCAGGGGCTCGCCGGGCTGCCGGCGCAGAGCGCGAGCCGTACGGAGACCCGCGTACAGCGCAGCCGGGGTCGCGAGCTCGCGGACTGGGAGGGGCTGCGGGGCTGGTTCAGGAACACCGACGGGCAGGGCAGCCAGGTCGACCAGCTGCGCGACGCCACGCTGCGGGCCCTTCAGTCGCTGCTGGCCAACGCCAAGCGGATGCTGCGCTCGGCCACCGGAGAGATGTCTCGGCGCCGGGACCTGCTGCGGCTGGCCCGGTGGTTCGACGAGGCCGCGCCGCAGGACGCGCACGACATCGCCGTCGCCGCCTTCGGGCTGTACGGCGCCCGTCACCTGGGCATACCGCCCGCCACGGACGAGGTGGTGCCCGCCTACACCAGCTGGTGGACGGGGCCTGTGGTCGAGGTACCGGTGGCGCTGCGCGAGAGGGGCAGCCGCGCCCAGCGAGGCCGGACGGCGTCGGTGGAGGACCATTCCGCGCAGAAGGAACGGCTGCGTCAGGCGGCGCGCCGCCGGGCCGCTGACAGAAGCGCCGCGGCGGACGAACTGTGCAGCGCGTCCGCCCGTTTCGACGGCGTACGGCTCACTTCGGCGGCGCTCGGCCTGCTCCTGGAACTGCTGGCAACGGCGCTCGGCAACGCGCAGCTCAGGTGGCGCACCGAGGGGGACGAGCGGGGTTTCGCGCTGGACGCCGCGTGGAGCGAGGACGCCGATCTGGGCATCCGGCTCACCGTGCACCGTACGGCGGGAGCGCGCACACTCCTCCGTTCGGCCGACGGGGACCTGCTGCTGGACGACCTGGAGCTGGTGGTCCACAGGGCGGCCGTCTCGGAGGACGGAGCGGAGCCGACCGGCAACGAGCCTCCTCCCCCTCGGTCGCACAGTGCGCCCGCCGGCGGTATGGAGGAGGTGAGCGTGTCATGA
- a CDS encoding TIGR02678 family protein: protein MTLPSAHDVSLATERRTAARLLLAHPLVTSDGPHADLFPLVRRHADWLVGRFQQVLGYRLLVDSSYARLFKAGLGARSGHRLVRSTGTPFTPHTYACLALALSVLVTAPEQLLLSQLVADIRAAAADADVELEETGRASGKRTLVAALRQLVQWGVLIETHGHVGVIAQEADGEALITVDRELARVVVAGPLAQSRDGADLVRRAADPGFGGPRTYVRRMLVETPVVHLDELTDTERDWLRTRQRREAHAFLELLSLETEIRAEGVALVDPEGELTDLHLPGTGTVAQASLLLVERLVERLGPAEPGHPATGGVLVVGVAVPDGAVDELLAELVAGYGQRSGWQRGYLEDPDALREAVLDLLSRMRHREEVSDSLLLKRHTALRDQLAGGYDAQLDEHDGVKVCRLLDDHGSHDVAVVGERIAAEAAAARGRLTERESDVFQRFLTGELGDHLSAQVITATHLVAALNDTLKTVRTSHGLGVELVWKLNEDADADVRVAVELLRSPSSLRTREQTEQLRDVTQRRIEDARRADPSAGYTAHLRTALDYRSWFTFHTFVVEDAAPGRRRKLTGRTGLSQGEQRVLSYLVLFAAASAHFTSLADSAPHAPRLILLDDAFAKVDEPTHGRLGRILVDLDLDFVLTSERLMGNWAEVPSLHIYECLRDPHVRGVATLHYTWNGRHRRLASA from the coding sequence ATGACGCTTCCCTCCGCCCACGACGTGTCTCTGGCCACCGAACGCCGCACCGCGGCAAGGCTGTTGCTCGCCCACCCGCTGGTCACATCGGACGGCCCGCACGCCGACCTCTTTCCGCTGGTCCGCAGGCACGCCGATTGGCTGGTCGGCCGGTTCCAGCAAGTGCTCGGCTACCGCCTCCTGGTCGACAGCTCCTACGCCCGGCTGTTCAAGGCCGGGCTCGGAGCCCGGTCGGGGCACCGGCTCGTACGGTCCACCGGCACACCCTTCACCCCGCACACCTACGCCTGCCTGGCGCTGGCGCTGTCGGTGCTGGTCACCGCGCCGGAGCAGTTGCTCCTGTCGCAGCTCGTCGCCGACATCCGGGCCGCGGCGGCCGATGCGGACGTCGAACTGGAGGAGACCGGACGTGCGAGCGGTAAGCGGACGCTGGTCGCGGCTCTGCGGCAGCTCGTCCAGTGGGGTGTCCTGATCGAGACCCACGGCCACGTGGGCGTCATCGCCCAGGAAGCCGACGGGGAGGCGCTGATCACGGTCGACCGGGAGCTCGCCCGCGTCGTCGTGGCCGGACCGCTCGCCCAGTCGCGGGACGGCGCCGACCTGGTCCGGCGGGCGGCGGACCCGGGGTTCGGAGGGCCGCGCACGTACGTGCGCCGGATGCTTGTCGAGACCCCTGTCGTCCACCTCGACGAACTGACCGACACCGAACGCGACTGGCTCCGCACCCGCCAGCGCCGGGAGGCTCATGCATTTCTCGAACTCCTGAGCCTGGAGACGGAGATCCGCGCCGAAGGAGTGGCCCTGGTCGACCCTGAGGGGGAGCTGACCGATCTCCATCTGCCCGGGACGGGGACCGTCGCCCAGGCCTCGTTGCTGCTGGTGGAACGACTGGTGGAGCGGCTCGGCCCGGCTGAACCCGGGCATCCCGCGACCGGCGGGGTTCTCGTCGTCGGGGTCGCCGTTCCGGACGGTGCGGTGGATGAGCTTCTGGCCGAGCTGGTCGCCGGGTACGGGCAGCGCAGCGGCTGGCAGCGCGGTTACCTCGAAGACCCCGATGCCCTGCGTGAAGCCGTGCTGGACCTGCTCTCCCGTATGCGTCACCGGGAAGAGGTGTCCGACAGCCTTCTCCTCAAACGCCACACGGCGCTGCGCGATCAACTGGCGGGCGGCTACGACGCACAGCTCGACGAACACGACGGCGTCAAGGTGTGCCGCCTGCTCGACGACCACGGTTCGCACGACGTCGCGGTCGTGGGCGAGCGGATCGCCGCAGAGGCCGCGGCGGCCCGAGGACGGCTCACCGAGCGCGAGAGCGACGTGTTCCAGCGCTTCCTGACCGGCGAGCTCGGCGACCACCTCTCCGCGCAGGTCATCACGGCGACCCATCTGGTCGCGGCCCTCAACGACACCCTGAAGACCGTGCGGACCTCGCACGGCCTCGGCGTGGAACTCGTCTGGAAACTCAACGAGGACGCCGACGCCGACGTACGGGTGGCCGTCGAACTGCTGCGCAGCCCGTCGAGCCTCCGGACGCGCGAGCAGACCGAGCAGCTCCGCGACGTAACCCAACGCCGCATCGAGGACGCCCGCCGCGCCGACCCGTCGGCCGGCTACACCGCCCACCTCCGCACCGCGCTGGACTACCGCTCCTGGTTCACCTTCCACACCTTCGTGGTCGAGGACGCCGCCCCCGGTCGCAGAAGGAAGCTGACCGGCCGCACCGGCCTGAGCCAGGGAGAGCAGCGCGTGCTCTCGTACCTCGTGCTCTTCGCCGCCGCTTCCGCCCACTTCACCAGCCTCGCCGACTCGGCCCCGCACGCGCCCCGGCTGATCCTCCTGGACGACGCCTTCGCCAAGGTCGACGAACCAACGCACGGGCGCCTGGGCCGCATTCTGGTCGATCTGGACCTTGACTTCGTGCTCACGAGCGAGCGCCTGATGGGCAATTGGGCCGAGGTGCCCTCCCTGCACATCTATGAGTGCCTGCGCGACCCTCATGTACGCGGAGTGGCCACGTTGCACTACACGTGGAACGGTCGCCACCGGCGGTTGGCGTCGGCATGA
- a CDS encoding TIGR02679 family protein, whose product MSALPPATRDWLAGPALARLWSGARQRLESNGVQSTGSLRLTAVSSRERSDLSLLLGKPLTGAAVTVRLDALDERLRTSAAGLGLRQVLEELGPPLVDRRAAREENAAERQRVRASLASSLDASPLAGLEWVGRWSDALRRTGIPKGVTPEAAVRTFQQAVQVLGVLLDPHRTDACGRGELAASVTGSAHGLDDGSWLARLVQRGIALAHGTDLPGDAAGRRALWRLVSVTPDEVSSTVLTYGLRPVGEDWRARSLRERADHRAETHLTSRDLLDVRLHLPAGTTVHICENPRVVEAAAEAGGSHPLVCTSGSAATVVLALLDTLASTGSRFAYHGDFDWPGLALANRIIRRYGAQPWRMSADDYEHLATRNQAEKIPQLPLAGQPVSAVWDAGLAPAMAALGVALHEEAALDLLVDDLRGAP is encoded by the coding sequence ATGAGCGCCCTTCCGCCCGCCACCCGTGACTGGCTGGCAGGTCCCGCTCTCGCGCGGCTCTGGAGCGGCGCGCGGCAACGCCTGGAGAGCAACGGGGTGCAGTCCACCGGCTCCCTCCGGCTGACGGCGGTGAGCTCTCGGGAAAGGAGCGACCTGTCGCTCCTGCTGGGCAAGCCCCTCACGGGTGCGGCGGTGACCGTGAGACTCGACGCGCTCGACGAACGCCTGCGGACCTCGGCCGCCGGACTCGGGCTCAGGCAGGTCCTGGAGGAACTGGGCCCTCCGCTCGTCGACCGACGTGCGGCCCGTGAGGAGAACGCGGCAGAGCGGCAACGCGTCCGGGCCTCGCTCGCCTCGTCCCTCGACGCATCGCCGCTGGCCGGGCTGGAGTGGGTGGGGCGGTGGTCGGATGCGCTGCGCCGCACCGGCATCCCGAAAGGCGTGACACCGGAAGCAGCCGTACGGACGTTTCAGCAAGCGGTCCAGGTACTGGGCGTGCTGCTCGACCCGCACCGTACCGACGCATGCGGCCGCGGCGAGCTGGCCGCGTCGGTAACGGGCTCGGCGCACGGGCTGGACGACGGTTCCTGGCTCGCCCGCCTCGTCCAGCGCGGTATCGCCCTGGCCCACGGCACGGACCTTCCCGGCGACGCGGCCGGCCGACGGGCACTGTGGCGGCTGGTCTCGGTCACACCGGACGAGGTATCCAGCACCGTGCTGACGTACGGCCTCCGGCCCGTCGGCGAGGACTGGCGCGCGAGGTCACTGCGGGAGCGGGCCGATCACCGTGCGGAGACTCACCTGACGTCCCGGGACCTGCTCGACGTACGGCTTCACCTGCCCGCCGGAACCACCGTCCACATCTGTGAGAACCCGCGCGTGGTGGAGGCCGCAGCGGAGGCAGGCGGTTCGCACCCCCTGGTCTGCACCTCCGGCAGCGCCGCGACGGTGGTCCTCGCCCTTCTCGACACCCTCGCATCCACCGGCAGCCGCTTCGCCTACCACGGCGACTTCGACTGGCCGGGCCTCGCGCTGGCGAACCGGATCATCCGCCGTTACGGAGCCCAGCCGTGGCGCATGAGCGCCGACGACTACGAGCACCTGGCCACACGCAACCAGGCCGAGAAAATCCCCCAGCTGCCACTGGCCGGTCAGCCCGTCAGCGCCGTGTGGGACGCGGGGCTCGCCCCTGCCATGGCAGCGCTCGGGGTGGCGCTCCATGAGGAGGCGGCACTTGATCTGCTGGTGGACGATCTGCGGGGCGCCCCGTAA
- a CDS encoding SGNH/GDSL hydrolase family protein: protein MSVRKIRASVVTLALAAVAALGVAGPASATGSAAAGGYVALGDSYSSGVGAGSYLPDSGECRRSTNAYPYLWQAANSPASFDFVACSGATTSSVASTQLGVLSASTSLVSVTAGGNDVGFADVMQDCVLAGEATCINSVNNAVSQMNSSLPGSLDALYDGIRARAPQAQVVVLGYPRFYQLAGSCIAGLSEAERTAINNASDVLNDVLAKRSADAGFTYSSVVDEFTGHELCSGDAWLHSVTVPIHNSYHPKAVGQSGGYLPAFRSAV from the coding sequence ATGTCAGTACGTAAAATTCGCGCATCCGTCGTCACTCTCGCACTCGCCGCCGTGGCCGCACTCGGCGTCGCGGGACCGGCCTCCGCGACCGGCTCGGCCGCCGCGGGCGGCTATGTCGCGCTCGGCGACTCCTACTCCTCCGGTGTCGGCGCCGGAAGCTATCTGCCCGACAGCGGCGAATGCCGGCGCAGCACCAACGCCTACCCGTATCTGTGGCAGGCGGCGAACTCTCCCGCCTCGTTCGACTTCGTCGCCTGCTCGGGAGCGACCACCTCGTCCGTGGCCAGCACCCAGCTCGGCGTGCTCAGCGCCTCCACGTCCCTGGTCAGCGTTACCGCCGGAGGCAACGACGTCGGGTTCGCCGACGTCATGCAGGACTGCGTGCTGGCCGGCGAGGCCACCTGCATCAACAGCGTGAACAACGCCGTCTCGCAGATGAACAGCTCCCTGCCCGGCAGCCTCGATGCGCTCTACGACGGCATCCGGGCCCGCGCCCCGCAGGCCCAGGTCGTGGTTCTCGGCTACCCGCGCTTCTACCAGCTGGCCGGCAGCTGCATCGCCGGGCTCTCCGAGGCCGAGCGGACCGCGATCAACAACGCGTCGGACGTGCTGAACGACGTCCTCGCCAAGCGGTCCGCCGACGCCGGGTTCACCTACTCCAGCGTCGTGGACGAATTCACCGGGCACGAGCTGTGCTCCGGGGACGCCTGGCTCCACAGCGTCACGGTCCCGATCCACAACTCGTACCACCCCAAGGCCGTGGGGCAGTCGGGTGGTTACCTGCCCGCCTTCCGCTCGGCGGTGTAG